In Cryomorphaceae bacterium, the following are encoded in one genomic region:
- a CDS encoding lipase family protein: MKKLPLLLMLAALMQHSIFIAQEFAPGFNKEEYLEMLRVSVQTTLVDEYIEQFESPVSFYRAYQSPVMGLDNYYDLWLNEDRTAAVISIRGTTPEQDSWLENIYAAMIPARGTLQLAPNEMFDYTLAMHPDAAVHAGWTVGMAFIARDVIPKIRDLSHRKIRNIYIVGHSQGGAIAYLLTAHLLHMQKEGTLSEKIRFKTYCSAAPKPGNLYFAYNYEALTQNGWAYNVVNSADWVPEVPISVQTFDDFNRINPFLHVDALIRAQKLPQRIVARHIYNHLDKPTRKAQQRYQKYLGELTERMVQNRLEGLILPPFVASNNYVRTGTTIVLQPDDKYREKYPDDPKEIFGHHQHSPYIFLAEKMETPFFEAAD; the protein is encoded by the coding sequence ATGAAAAAACTGCCTTTGCTTTTGATGTTAGCTGCCCTGATGCAGCATAGCATATTCATTGCTCAAGAGTTTGCTCCCGGATTCAATAAAGAAGAATACCTGGAAATGCTGCGGGTTTCTGTGCAAACTACGCTGGTCGACGAATACATTGAGCAATTTGAGTCTCCCGTTAGTTTTTACAGGGCATATCAAAGTCCGGTAATGGGCCTGGACAACTATTATGATCTGTGGCTTAATGAGGATCGGACGGCTGCTGTCATAAGTATTCGCGGAACAACACCTGAACAGGACAGCTGGCTGGAGAATATTTACGCAGCGATGATTCCAGCTCGTGGAACGCTTCAGCTCGCTCCCAATGAAATGTTTGATTATACGCTGGCAATGCATCCCGATGCAGCGGTGCACGCAGGCTGGACAGTAGGAATGGCTTTTATTGCGCGGGATGTTATTCCGAAAATCCGCGACCTTTCTCATCGCAAAATCCGCAACATTTATATCGTTGGACACAGTCAGGGCGGTGCCATTGCTTACCTGCTTACAGCTCATTTACTGCACATGCAGAAAGAAGGTACACTTTCGGAAAAAATCCGTTTCAAAACTTATTGTAGCGCCGCCCCAAAGCCGGGTAATCTGTATTTTGCGTACAACTATGAAGCCCTTACGCAGAACGGGTGGGCCTACAACGTGGTAAATTCTGCGGATTGGGTTCCTGAGGTGCCGATATCCGTTCAAACATTTGATGACTTTAACCGCATCAATCCTTTTCTGCATGTGGACGCATTGATTCGTGCGCAAAAGCTGCCGCAGAGAATTGTGGCCAGACACATCTACAATCACCTGGATAAACCTACGCGCAAGGCACAACAGCGCTATCAGAAATATCTCGGAGAACTCACAGAGCGAATGGTGCAGAATCGTCTCGAAGGTCTGATACTACCGCCTTTTGTTGCGAGTAATAACTACGTGCGCACCGGAACCACTATTGTGTTGCAGCCCGATGATAAGTACCGGGAGAAATATCCTGATGACCCGAAAGAAATTTTTGGTCACCATCAACACAGTCCGTACATCTTTCTTGCAGAAAAGATGGAAACACCTTTTTTCGAAGCGGCAGATTAG